Proteins encoded together in one Terriglobia bacterium window:
- a CDS encoding HEAT repeat domain-containing protein, with translation MEENQRRSRKFGARVVSVILLYLLLAGPTLSFAYHEWFRGLDLESALGQASLVMVGRVAHVSETKIIMGGKGERSLLQFKFEPVRVLKGVFSRKSLSLTSDDLGVQRFGDASPIEAGQLRLLMLGRSMQGFAIVHDSPSLEQAIPLLQDQNDGLLGTVRILLAVNATTDRASKDALLLEGLRTQKGAPAIPLLVALKRRSLLAAQTPGTIAAVAPHLNDSSPAVREAAANTLHDLFEADYLDQPVLRGDAVNALAVSLEKSDADVAARVAAFEAMGTAGPGALENRSARAQFDLNRPLTFAEQGARLRAMGQLKMGGQEAAVMALLRQMPLDAPPAVQYGAEWTMARLKPSEGIREIVLRIERKFESGLPVVTDLDVLSDLPSADATPALLEVSKLPLDHAEQNEFASACRKIADGRLVAPLARLLVPNQWDIWWQASEALIRIDTDEAAKAFEPHLGQETNLLRKLEMAEFLGRHGIRDGYPYALEHMSEPDLREQAVSALGAIREPRAVGELRRILETSNDVAWNIAAVRALGRLGTVDLTPRLLELARNEKSPLAPSALIALGDLHEPRVLELVRAGLSSRNMEVLTASARAAGNLAALPGVSAEDIRDQLASLLADPGAPQEARIAALDSLEALNDRRLDGALARAVRDAGLEESSLLLKIEKLLRERKVKLMP, from the coding sequence TGGGGCAAGCAAGCCTCGTGATGGTGGGGCGCGTGGCGCATGTAAGCGAAACCAAAATTATCATGGGAGGGAAGGGCGAGCGCTCCCTCCTCCAATTCAAATTCGAACCGGTGCGGGTGCTCAAAGGCGTGTTCTCGCGGAAGTCCCTTTCCCTGACGAGCGACGACCTCGGAGTCCAGCGGTTTGGGGACGCCTCGCCCATCGAGGCCGGCCAGTTGCGTTTGTTGATGTTGGGGCGCTCGATGCAGGGTTTTGCCATCGTGCACGACTCCCCCAGCCTCGAGCAGGCGATCCCATTGTTGCAAGATCAAAACGACGGGTTGCTCGGGACTGTCAGGATATTGCTTGCCGTCAACGCCACCACCGACCGTGCCTCGAAAGACGCCTTATTGCTCGAGGGATTGCGGACTCAAAAAGGCGCACCGGCTATTCCGCTGCTGGTCGCCTTGAAGCGCCGCTCGCTGCTGGCTGCACAGACCCCGGGCACGATCGCGGCTGTGGCGCCTCACTTGAACGACTCTTCCCCCGCCGTGCGCGAGGCGGCGGCGAACACCCTCCACGATCTTTTCGAAGCTGATTATCTCGATCAACCCGTGCTCCGGGGCGACGCGGTCAATGCCCTGGCCGTATCGCTTGAGAAGTCCGATGCGGATGTTGCAGCCCGAGTCGCGGCATTCGAGGCAATGGGCACCGCAGGACCCGGCGCGCTGGAGAACCGGTCGGCCCGGGCACAGTTCGATCTCAACCGGCCTCTCACCTTTGCAGAGCAAGGCGCACGGCTCCGTGCCATGGGTCAGCTTAAGATGGGCGGCCAGGAAGCCGCGGTGATGGCCCTGCTCAGGCAAATGCCCCTGGATGCTCCCCCGGCAGTTCAATACGGGGCGGAATGGACAATGGCACGGTTGAAGCCGAGCGAAGGGATCCGAGAAATCGTCCTCAGGATCGAGAGGAAGTTCGAGTCGGGGCTCCCCGTCGTCACGGACTTGGATGTTCTGAGTGACCTGCCATCCGCCGACGCCACTCCGGCCCTACTTGAGGTCTCGAAACTCCCGCTGGACCATGCGGAGCAAAATGAGTTTGCCTCTGCCTGCCGAAAGATAGCCGACGGGCGATTAGTCGCGCCCCTGGCGCGTCTGCTCGTCCCGAACCAGTGGGATATCTGGTGGCAGGCGTCCGAAGCGCTGATCAGGATCGATACCGACGAGGCCGCCAAGGCGTTTGAGCCGCATCTGGGTCAGGAAACGAACCTGTTGCGGAAATTGGAAATGGCCGAATTCTTGGGTCGGCACGGAATTCGCGACGGCTATCCTTACGCCCTCGAACACATGTCTGAGCCGGATCTGCGTGAGCAAGCCGTTTCCGCCCTGGGCGCGATACGCGAGCCTCGAGCGGTGGGAGAACTCCGCAGAATCCTTGAAACCAGCAACGATGTGGCTTGGAACATCGCGGCCGTGCGGGCCCTGGGAAGGCTCGGTACAGTCGATTTGACGCCGCGACTGCTGGAACTGGCGCGAAACGAGAAGAGCCCGCTCGCCCCTTCAGCGCTCATTGCCCTCGGGGACCTTCACGAACCCCGGGTCCTCGAACTCGTCCGGGCAGGCTTGTCCTCGCGGAATATGGAAGTGTTGACAGCCAGTGCCCGAGCGGCCGGCAACCTCGCGGCATTACCCGGCGTCAGCGCCGAGGACATTCGCGATCAGCTTGCCTCACTGCTTGCTGATCCGGGCGCTCCCCAGGAGGCGCGCATCGCCGCCCTTGATTCGCTTGAGGCGTTAAATGATCGGCGTCTCGATGGCGCGCTGGCTCGAGCGGTGCGCGATGCGGGACTCGAGGAAAGCAGCCTCCTCCTCAAAATCGAAAAGTTACTGCGGGAACGAAAGGTAAAACTGATGCCTTAA